In a genomic window of Prochlorococcus marinus subsp. marinus str. CCMP1375:
- the psbD gene encoding photosystem II D2 protein (photosystem q(a) protein) has translation MTIAVGSAQDRGWFDVLDDWLKRDRFVFVGWSGLLLFPTAYLAIGGWFLGTTFVTSWYTHGVASSYLEGCNFLTAAVSTPGDAMGHSLLFLWGPEAQGSLVRWLQLGGLWNFVVLHGAFSLIGFMLRQFEIARLVGIRPYNALAFSAVIAVFTACFLIYPLGQHSWFFAPSFGVAAIFRFILFIQGFHNITLNPFHMMGVAGILGGALLCAIHGATVQNTLYEDTSVYSGGKAQSTTFRAFDPTQEEETYSMITANRFWSQIFGIAFSNKRFLHFLMLFVPVMGMWCAAIGIVGLALNLRAYDFVSQEIRAAEDPEFETFYTKNILLNEGMRAWMSSVDQPHENFVFPEEVLPRGNAL, from the coding sequence ATGACGATAGCTGTTGGTAGCGCCCAAGATAGAGGATGGTTTGACGTCCTTGATGACTGGCTTAAGCGCGACCGATTCGTATTTGTTGGTTGGTCTGGTCTCCTTCTGTTCCCTACTGCCTATCTGGCTATCGGTGGATGGTTTTTAGGCACAACCTTCGTAACCTCCTGGTACACCCATGGTGTAGCCAGTTCTTACCTAGAAGGATGTAATTTCCTTACTGCCGCTGTTAGTACCCCTGGCGACGCTATGGGGCACAGTCTTTTATTCCTATGGGGACCAGAGGCACAAGGCAGTCTTGTTCGTTGGCTTCAACTAGGCGGACTATGGAATTTTGTAGTCCTTCATGGTGCTTTCAGCCTGATTGGCTTCATGCTGCGTCAGTTTGAAATCGCAAGACTTGTTGGTATCAGGCCTTACAACGCACTTGCTTTTTCTGCAGTTATAGCTGTTTTCACAGCATGTTTCCTTATCTATCCGTTAGGGCAACACAGCTGGTTTTTTGCTCCTTCTTTTGGGGTTGCAGCTATTTTCAGATTCATACTATTTATTCAAGGTTTCCACAACATCACATTGAATCCTTTTCACATGATGGGTGTTGCAGGAATTCTTGGTGGTGCTCTTCTATGTGCTATTCACGGTGCAACCGTCCAAAATACACTTTATGAAGACACCAGTGTTTATTCAGGTGGTAAAGCTCAAAGTACAACTTTCAGAGCTTTTGATCCTACCCAGGAAGAAGAGACGTACTCAATGATTACGGCTAATAGATTCTGGAGTCAGATCTTTGGAATAGCTTTTTCTAACAAGCGCTTCCTTCACTTCTTAATGCTCTTTGTACCTGTAATGGGTATGTGGTGCGCCGCAATTGGCATTGTTGGTCTTGCTCTTAATCTAAGAGCATATGACTTCGTTAGCCAAGAGATTAGAGCTGCTGAAGACCCAGAGTTTGAAACGTTCTATACAAAAAACATACTTTTGAATGAAGGTATGAGAGCCTGGATGTCTTCTGTGGATCAACCACACGAAAACTTTGTATTCCCAGAGGAGGTACTCCCACGTGGAAACGCCCTTTAA